In Halobacteriovorax marinus SJ, the following proteins share a genomic window:
- the purD gene encoding phosphoribosylamine--glycine ligase, producing the protein MKIAILGSGAREHALAWRILSDLSEGYVTVIPGNDGMSLNERIRCVSWDGEIESLLESLKNLEIEFVIIGPEDLLSRGVADSIRAIGIDVLGPSKVASMIESSKEFSKEFMHEYNIPTANFHIIKDYFKGIELIDSWKESSAPVVKASGLAKGKGVFVCESRDEAKESLYNLMRNDHYFLRDNTILIEERLIGREVSAFALFDGKSYKTIGNCFDYKRRDEGDLGPNTGGMGAICSDSLISEEIQLEINEKVFDRFLEGMKKRGIEYKGVLFAGIILTDQGVKVIEFNARFGDPETQALMPCLKGNLLENLHLCSRGEMNSTSDLVIEGSCVHTVVASGGYPFTEGEKAQFNCQIPICNLLGRNSIFYAGVKFEDFSLVNTGGRVLGISSFGDDLETARSEAYLSIPLVTFKGSQWREDIGLS; encoded by the coding sequence ATGAAAATTGCTATCCTAGGTAGTGGTGCAAGGGAGCATGCCTTAGCCTGGAGAATACTCAGTGATCTCTCTGAAGGATATGTAACAGTTATTCCTGGTAATGATGGAATGAGTCTCAATGAGAGAATTCGTTGCGTGAGTTGGGATGGTGAAATAGAGTCTCTTTTAGAATCATTAAAAAATCTAGAAATTGAATTCGTAATTATTGGACCTGAAGATTTACTCTCAAGGGGCGTCGCAGATAGTATAAGAGCCATCGGTATTGATGTACTTGGTCCTTCTAAAGTTGCTTCAATGATTGAATCCTCTAAAGAATTTTCTAAGGAATTTATGCACGAATATAATATTCCTACTGCTAATTTCCATATCATCAAAGACTACTTTAAGGGAATAGAACTTATCGATAGTTGGAAAGAGTCTTCAGCTCCAGTTGTAAAGGCCTCTGGCCTAGCTAAGGGTAAGGGGGTCTTTGTTTGTGAGAGTAGAGATGAGGCAAAAGAGTCGCTCTATAATCTTATGAGAAATGATCACTACTTCCTAAGAGATAATACCATTTTAATTGAAGAGAGGCTTATCGGTAGAGAGGTATCAGCATTTGCTCTCTTTGATGGAAAGTCTTACAAAACCATCGGCAACTGCTTTGATTATAAGAGAAGAGATGAAGGTGATCTCGGCCCAAATACTGGTGGTATGGGTGCTATTTGTTCCGACTCTCTTATCAGCGAAGAAATACAGCTAGAGATTAATGAAAAAGTCTTTGATCGTTTTTTAGAGGGAATGAAGAAGAGAGGGATTGAGTATAAAGGAGTCCTCTTTGCTGGGATCATTCTCACTGACCAGGGCGTAAAGGTGATTGAGTTTAATGCGAGATTTGGAGATCCTGAGACACAAGCACTTATGCCATGTTTAAAAGGAAATCTATTAGAAAACCTCCATCTTTGCAGCAGAGGTGAGATGAACTCAACAAGCGATCTTGTAATAGAGGGGAGCTGTGTTCACACAGTTGTTGCAAGTGGGGGATATCCTTTTACAGAAGGTGAGAAAGCTCAATTTAATTGCCAAATACCAATATGTAATCTTCTTGGTCGTAATTCTATTTTCTATGCAGGAGTTAAATTTGAAGACTTCTCTCTAGTAAATACGGGAGGTCGCGTACTTGGTATCTCTTCTTTTGGCGATGACTTAGAGACAGCTAGATCTGAAGCCTATTTATCAATTCCTCTTGTCACATTCAAGGGGTCACAGTGGAGAGAAGATATTGGACTCAGTTAG
- the purN gene encoding phosphoribosylglycinamide formyltransferase — protein MDSVRNIAIFASGRGTNALNIVNFVEQNCSGLRVVCLICDLEDAPVLNLLRGRGVDLRVISSKGLSKEEHEQRIWSVLDSFDIDWILLAGYMRILSKEFIAKGIPIVNIHPSLLPLYPGLHSYKKSFENRDEFSGATIHLVDEGVDTGAIILQKKFPRLRSDSFDQFRRRGLENEYELYRLFLYFLNKSDSKVYSLINYFTGEKRDEQLSSGGLSKGL, from the coding sequence TTGGACTCAGTTAGAAATATTGCCATATTTGCTTCGGGAAGAGGGACTAATGCTCTTAATATAGTCAACTTTGTTGAACAGAATTGTTCAGGGCTAAGAGTTGTTTGTTTAATTTGCGACCTTGAAGATGCTCCCGTTTTGAATCTCTTAAGAGGGAGAGGTGTAGATTTGAGAGTTATTTCTTCAAAAGGTCTTTCTAAAGAAGAACATGAACAAAGAATTTGGAGTGTACTAGATTCTTTTGATATTGATTGGATTCTCCTTGCTGGTTATATGAGGATTTTATCGAAAGAATTCATCGCTAAGGGGATTCCAATTGTAAATATACACCCTTCTCTTCTACCTCTTTATCCCGGCTTGCACTCTTATAAGAAATCTTTTGAAAATAGAGATGAGTTCTCTGGTGCGACTATACATCTTGTGGATGAGGGAGTGGATACAGGGGCAATAATCTTACAAAAGAAGTTTCCAAGACTCAGAAGCGATTCCTTTGATCAATTCAGAAGAAGGGGGCTAGAGAATGAGTACGAGCTCTATAGACTCTTTTTATATTTTCTTAATAAGAGTGACTCAAAAGTATATTCACTAATAAATTACTTTACAGGAGAAAAAAGAGATGAACAGCTATCAAGTGGTGGCCTATCCAAAGGACTTTAG